A section of the Rhodobacteraceae bacterium M382 genome encodes:
- a CDS encoding carboxymuconolactone decarboxylase family protein, which translates to MDWKDFMAETEANIATYSKEVPETVKGFGMMGKAAKTNGALSEKTKEFMALGIAIATKCDSCIGFHVRSLVRLGATRDELCEALAMATYMGGGPAYAYSAKALKAYDIFTGDAA; encoded by the coding sequence ATGGACTGGAAAGACTTCATGGCCGAAACCGAGGCCAATATCGCCACCTATTCCAAGGAGGTGCCAGAGACCGTCAAGGGATTTGGCATGATGGGCAAGGCGGCCAAGACAAATGGCGCGCTCAGCGAAAAGACCAAGGAGTTCATGGCATTGGGCATTGCCATTGCCACGAAATGTGACAGCTGTATTGGCTTTCACGTGCGATCCCTGGTGCGATTGGGTGCCACACGGGACGAATTATGCGAGGCATTGGCCATGGCCACCTACATGGGCGGCGGTCCTGCCTATGCCTATAGCGCCAAGGCGCTCAAGGCCTATGACATCTTCACGG
- a CDS encoding amino acid ABC transporter permease, whose translation MKKWIFLSLALLALAGCSSSGTWGWYVIDPTKPSGWINVKFLVSGIGDTILISVIAAVVSIGLGLVVALPGLSTRWQIRMFNRVYVEFVRAIPLLPMLFWVFYGLPIVFQSMGLNIPIDPFWGAIITLAISDSAFTAEIYRAGIQSIAKGQTEAAQTIGLNYLQTMRYVILPQAIRRILPPLANQFIYIVKMSAFASVIGMQELTRRANELVVTEYRPLEIYTLLIFEYLVLVLIISAGVRWLERRMGADERG comes from the coding sequence ATGAAAAAGTGGATTTTCCTGTCGCTTGCCCTGTTGGCTTTGGCTGGGTGTTCCAGCTCGGGGACCTGGGGCTGGTACGTGATCGACCCGACCAAACCGTCCGGTTGGATCAATGTGAAATTTCTGGTTTCGGGTATTGGTGACACCATCCTGATTTCGGTGATCGCGGCCGTGGTCTCGATCGGTCTGGGGCTTGTGGTGGCGCTGCCGGGGTTATCGACGCGGTGGCAAATTCGGATGTTTAACCGGGTCTATGTCGAATTCGTACGCGCCATCCCGCTGTTGCCGATGTTGTTCTGGGTGTTTTACGGCCTGCCGATCGTGTTCCAGTCGATGGGGTTGAACATCCCGATTGACCCGTTTTGGGGGGCGATCATCACGCTGGCGATTTCCGACAGTGCCTTTACGGCCGAAATCTATCGCGCCGGGATCCAGTCGATTGCCAAAGGACAAACCGAAGCGGCCCAGACCATCGGGCTGAACTATTTGCAAACCATGCGCTATGTGATCCTGCCCCAGGCGATCCGGCGCATCCTGCCACCGCTGGCCAATCAGTTCATCTATATCGTCAAGATGAGCGCCTTTGCGTCCGTGATCGGGATGCAGGAGCTGACCCGGCGCGCCAACGAATTGGTGGTGACCGAATATCGCCCGCTGGAAATCTATACGCTGCTCATCTTTGAATATCTGGTGCTGGTCCTGATCATCAGCGCCGGTGTGCGCTGGCTGGAACGGCGCATGGGGGCAGATGAACGCGGGTAG
- a CDS encoding amino acid ABC transporter ATP-binding protein, whose protein sequence is MAQTAIELVGVNKWYGTFHVLKDINLSIGSGEKVVICGPSGSGKSTVVRCINRLEEHQKGTIRVDGIELTNDPQSVAAIRSEVGMVFQQFNLFPHLTVLENLMLGPIKARGLSKSEAEAKAMHYLERVHIPDQAKKRPGQLSGGQQQRVAIARSLCMEPKVLLFDEPTSALDPEMISEVLDVMVGLADDGMTMVVVTHEMGFARKVADNMVFMDAGEIVEQGPPDEFFGAPRSERCQKFLSQILQH, encoded by the coding sequence ATGGCGCAGACAGCAATCGAGCTTGTTGGAGTCAACAAGTGGTATGGCACATTTCATGTGCTCAAGGATATCAATCTATCCATAGGATCCGGTGAAAAGGTTGTGATCTGCGGCCCCTCGGGGTCCGGGAAATCGACAGTAGTGCGCTGCATCAACCGGCTGGAAGAACATCAGAAGGGAACGATTCGGGTCGATGGCATCGAACTGACCAATGATCCGCAATCGGTGGCGGCGATCCGGTCCGAGGTCGGCATGGTATTTCAACAGTTCAACCTGTTTCCGCACCTCACGGTGCTGGAGAACCTGATGTTGGGGCCGATCAAGGCCCGCGGGCTCTCCAAATCCGAGGCCGAAGCCAAGGCCATGCATTATCTGGAACGAGTGCATATCCCGGATCAGGCGAAAAAGCGTCCGGGGCAGCTGTCGGGTGGTCAGCAGCAGCGGGTGGCCATCGCCCGGTCGCTGTGCATGGAGCCCAAGGTGCTGTTGTTTGACGAGCCGACTTCGGCGCTGGACCCCGAAATGATCTCTGAAGTGCTCGACGTGATGGTCGGGTTGGCGGATGACGGGATGACTATGGTTGTGGTCACGCACGAGATGGGGTTTGCCCGCAAAGTTGCTGACAACATGGTCTTTATGGACGCCGGTGAAATCGTCGAACAGGGCCCCCCGGATGAGTTCTTTGGCGCTCCGCGATCCGAGCGGTGTCAGAAGTTCCTGTCCCAGATCCTGCAGCACTGA
- a CDS encoding transporter substrate-binding domain-containing protein produces the protein MKRIFKAAAVAVLGLTLSGAAQAQSALNEILDTGVLKIGTTGDWNPMTLRDPATNSYKGFDIDIMNELAKDLGVEIEFVPTDWKTLVNGVVAGKYHMTGSASISPPRMKVAGFSESYISVELYPFTTKEKAGNFDGYDSINQPGVKVATTLGTTFEKRVREWFPNADIKVVEAPARGFQEVLAGRADVFITSNIEGSTLEQKFPVTRVPGTGPRSPSPIAMLLPQADQVWINYVNNWVKVKKAQGFFETTKANWGL, from the coding sequence ATGAAACGAATTTTCAAGGCAGCCGCAGTCGCGGTTCTGGGCCTGACTTTGTCAGGTGCCGCACAGGCACAATCGGCACTGAACGAAATCCTGGATACGGGCGTGCTCAAGATCGGGACTACGGGTGACTGGAACCCGATGACGTTGCGCGATCCGGCGACAAACAGCTACAAAGGCTTCGACATCGACATCATGAATGAGCTGGCCAAAGATCTGGGTGTCGAAATCGAATTCGTGCCAACCGACTGGAAAACTCTGGTCAACGGCGTTGTGGCCGGAAAATACCACATGACCGGGTCGGCTTCGATTTCTCCCCCGCGGATGAAGGTGGCCGGCTTCTCGGAAAGCTATATTTCGGTGGAGCTGTATCCGTTCACCACCAAGGAGAAAGCTGGAAACTTTGACGGGTATGACAGCATCAACCAACCCGGTGTCAAAGTGGCAACCACGCTGGGAACGACGTTTGAAAAACGCGTGCGCGAATGGTTCCCCAATGCCGACATCAAGGTGGTCGAAGCCCCGGCGCGCGGCTTTCAGGAAGTGCTGGCCGGTCGGGCCGATGTGTTCATCACCTCGAATATCGAAGGATCGACCCTTGAGCAGAAATTCCCTGTGACCCGCGTCCCCGGAACCGGCCCACGGTCGCCATCGCCCATCGCGATGTTGTTGCCCCAGGCCGATCAGGTGTGGATCAATTACGTGAACAATTGGGTCAAAGTGAAAAAGGCCCAAGGGTTCTTTGAAACCACCAAGGCGAACTGGGGTCTGTGA
- a CDS encoding glutathione S-transferase family protein has translation MSVRLYSYRYSVYSRIVRMVLSAKQIAVATVEVDPFTDLTDDHLRRHPFGRVPVLEHDAFSLYETGAITRYVDNAFAGVGLQPDDPMAQARMDQVMAIVDSYGYVPLVRQVFSHSVFRPLVGEEGDPQVIATGVAGSRRVLAALEDIAEESRVLSGRAPTLADCHLAPMIDYFLQSKEGRELFAEYPNLTRWWGWVSTWAALKNTDPDLSGLKPRT, from the coding sequence ATGAGTGTTCGACTGTACAGCTATCGCTACAGCGTCTATTCCAGAATTGTCCGCATGGTCCTGTCCGCAAAGCAGATCGCAGTTGCGACTGTCGAAGTTGATCCTTTCACGGATCTGACTGATGATCATCTGCGGCGGCATCCCTTTGGCCGGGTGCCAGTTCTGGAACATGATGCATTCTCTCTTTATGAAACCGGGGCCATTACCCGTTATGTGGACAACGCCTTTGCCGGCGTCGGGTTGCAACCTGACGATCCGATGGCTCAGGCGCGCATGGATCAGGTCATGGCGATTGTGGACAGTTATGGCTATGTTCCGCTGGTTCGACAGGTGTTTTCGCATTCGGTTTTTCGTCCGCTCGTAGGAGAGGAAGGGGATCCACAGGTGATCGCAACAGGAGTAGCAGGGTCGCGGCGTGTGTTGGCGGCGTTGGAAGACATTGCCGAGGAGAGCAGAGTGCTGAGCGGGCGCGCGCCGACGTTGGCAGATTGCCATCTTGCCCCCATGATCGACTATTTCCTGCAATCAAAAGAGGGGCGCGAGCTGTTTGCAGAGTACCCGAATCTGACACGCTGGTGGGGCTGGGTTTCGACGTGGGCGGCATTGAAGAACACTGACCCGGACCTGTCCGGTCTGAAACCCCGAACCTGA
- a CDS encoding creatininase family protein produces MLLSRMTWQQVDAHVKSGGGIVLPMGSTEQHGPMGMIGTDTICAQALAERAADICGAICAPPLAYTPAPFNMGFAGTMSLSADLFQAMARELLEGLQSQGFTRIYVVNGHGANLAPMRTAATGLTARVQIRSWWDFEPVNLLRRQWYGAWEGMHATPSEIAITQSLFHVLPTGDAADPPKQLSAEFIAAHAGDRHGPPQEHRAQFPDGRVGSHSALACPEHGDALIAAATQAIAEDMRGFFNLEG; encoded by the coding sequence ATGTTACTCAGTCGCATGACCTGGCAACAGGTCGACGCCCATGTGAAATCCGGTGGCGGTATCGTATTGCCCATGGGATCAACGGAACAACATGGCCCCATGGGCATGATTGGCACCGACACGATCTGTGCCCAGGCGCTGGCCGAACGGGCCGCCGACATCTGCGGGGCCATCTGTGCGCCGCCTCTGGCCTATACGCCTGCCCCATTCAACATGGGGTTTGCGGGGACCATGTCATTGTCTGCGGACCTGTTTCAGGCCATGGCCCGTGAGCTGTTGGAAGGGCTGCAATCCCAGGGTTTCACCCGGATCTATGTTGTGAACGGGCATGGTGCCAATCTGGCACCGATGCGGACAGCGGCCACTGGGCTGACTGCCCGCGTTCAAATTCGCAGCTGGTGGGATTTCGAACCAGTCAACCTGTTGCGGCGTCAATGGTACGGCGCATGGGAGGGGATGCATGCCACCCCATCCGAAATTGCCATCACCCAATCGCTGTTTCACGTCCTGCCCACCGGTGATGCCGCAGACCCTCCCAAACAATTGAGCGCGGAATTCATCGCTGCCCATGCCGGCGACCGCCATGGGCCGCCGCAGGAACACCGCGCCCAGTTTCCAGATGGGCGGGTGGGGTCGCATTCGGCGTTGGCCTGCCCGGAACATGGCGACGCACTGATCGCCGCTGCCACCCAGGCCATTGCCGAAGACATGCGCGGCTTCTTCAATCTGGAAGGTTGA
- a CDS encoding MaoC family dehydratase: MAGLWFEEFHPGMVVDHAITRTITESDNMMFCAMTFNSQPLHIDRHFAEGTEFGRPLVNSIFTLGVMIGITVNETTLGTTIANLGMSDVRFPAPVFQGDTLRVRTTVKDCRDSGSRPEAGIVHFLHQAFNQDAVLVATCDRAAFMRRKPSHPAVNLPD; this comes from the coding sequence ATGGCCGGCCTCTGGTTCGAAGAGTTTCATCCGGGGATGGTGGTTGATCACGCGATCACCCGAACCATCACGGAATCCGACAATATGATGTTTTGCGCGATGACCTTTAATTCGCAGCCCCTGCACATCGACCGCCATTTTGCCGAGGGCACCGAATTTGGCCGCCCATTGGTCAATTCGATCTTCACCCTGGGGGTGATGATCGGGATCACGGTGAATGAAACCACGCTGGGGACGACCATCGCCAATCTGGGGATGAGCGATGTGCGCTTTCCTGCCCCGGTGTTTCAGGGCGACACTTTGAGAGTGCGGACCACCGTGAAGGATTGCCGCGACAGCGGATCGCGCCCCGAAGCAGGGATTGTGCACTTCCTGCACCAGGCCTTTAATCAGGATGCGGTTCTGGTTGCGACCTGCGACCGGGCCGCATTCATGCGGCGCAAACCATCCCATCCGGCGGTCAACCTTCCAGATTGA
- a CDS encoding ATP-grasp domain-containing protein, which yields MFDTLLIANRGEIACRIMRTARAMGIRTVAVYSDADRDALHVQLADTSVHIGGAAARDSYLRVDRIIAAAQASGAQALHPGYGFLSERPDLAEACVQAGLIWVGPHPHAIRIMGAKIEAKAVALAAGVPCLPGYAGADQRDETLIAAAYDIGLPVMIKASAGGGGKGMRVVHDPGGLADAIQSARAESERAFGEGRLMIEKLVQNPRHIEVQLLGDKHGNLLHLHERDCSVQRNHQKLLEEAPAPNLSTATRDAMFKAALRLGREIGYDSAGTVEFVLEGDTEAYHFLEMNTRLQVEHTVTEEVTGLDLVEQQLRVAAGQPLGLTQADIRCCGHAIEARLTAEDAALGFRPQTGEILHWAPDPGLRCDSGVQTGSVVASHYDSMIAKLIAHGPDRDSVRKSLIRGLERTGVAGLGTNRLFLRDALARDAFAQGCATTGFIAAQWPDGWAAPVAQTTRLAALARHSAQPSGTSPWYGLGGMRLLDQAGQAACAQYLETDAPDAAVEIRGQQGQFEVTSREGTVSCLITRASATEMNVIENGVSSRCGVFDTGTEIWLWSPAFDACHRLSLAGDLRLATRSTTDTDPDRIVAPMPGLVADLPVAVGEVVQMGETVVALESMKLLMELKAMADGVVSAIACEPGATVDAGQILIRIDITKGA from the coding sequence ATGTTTGACACATTGCTGATCGCCAATCGCGGCGAAATTGCCTGTCGGATCATGCGCACGGCGCGGGCGATGGGGATCCGAACGGTTGCGGTTTATTCGGACGCGGACCGGGACGCCTTGCATGTACAACTGGCGGATACCTCTGTGCATATCGGGGGGGCTGCGGCGCGGGACAGTTATCTGCGGGTGGATCGGATCATCGCGGCCGCACAGGCCAGCGGTGCCCAGGCGCTCCATCCCGGATATGGCTTCTTGTCGGAACGCCCCGATCTGGCCGAAGCCTGTGTCCAAGCCGGGCTGATCTGGGTTGGACCTCACCCCCATGCGATCCGTATCATGGGGGCCAAAATCGAAGCCAAAGCCGTGGCCTTGGCCGCTGGAGTACCCTGTCTTCCGGGCTATGCAGGCGCGGATCAACGCGACGAGACTCTGATCGCCGCCGCGTATGACATTGGTCTGCCGGTCATGATCAAGGCCAGCGCCGGGGGTGGGGGCAAAGGCATGCGCGTGGTCCATGATCCGGGGGGATTGGCTGACGCCATTCAATCGGCGCGCGCCGAATCCGAACGCGCCTTTGGCGAGGGGCGGTTGATGATCGAAAAGCTGGTGCAAAATCCGCGCCACATCGAAGTGCAGCTGTTGGGCGACAAACATGGCAATCTGCTGCACCTGCATGAGCGCGATTGTTCGGTGCAACGCAATCACCAGAAGCTGCTCGAAGAGGCACCGGCCCCGAATTTGAGCACAGCCACACGCGATGCGATGTTCAAAGCGGCGCTGCGATTGGGACGCGAGATCGGGTATGACAGCGCGGGCACCGTGGAATTTGTCTTGGAGGGTGACACCGAAGCCTACCATTTTCTGGAAATGAACACGCGGTTGCAGGTGGAACACACCGTGACCGAAGAAGTGACGGGCCTGGACCTGGTGGAACAGCAGTTGCGGGTTGCTGCGGGTCAGCCTTTGGGGCTGACACAGGCCGATATCCGGTGCTGCGGCCATGCGATCGAAGCCCGGCTCACTGCCGAGGACGCGGCCTTGGGGTTCAGACCCCAAACCGGAGAGATCCTGCATTGGGCACCGGATCCGGGCCTGCGATGCGACAGCGGGGTTCAGACTGGGTCGGTTGTCGCCAGCCATTACGATTCCATGATTGCCAAGCTGATCGCCCATGGCCCCGACCGCGACAGCGTACGCAAATCGCTGATCCGGGGGCTGGAGCGGACCGGCGTGGCCGGGCTCGGGACCAACAGGCTGTTTCTTCGGGACGCGCTGGCCAGGGATGCATTCGCCCAAGGGTGCGCCACCACCGGGTTCATTGCCGCGCAATGGCCGGATGGTTGGGCCGCGCCAGTCGCGCAAACAACCAGGCTGGCCGCTCTGGCGCGCCATTCCGCACAGCCGTCGGGCACGTCGCCGTGGTACGGACTGGGTGGAATGCGTTTGTTGGATCAGGCGGGGCAGGCGGCTTGTGCCCAATATTTGGAGACCGATGCGCCCGATGCCGCGGTCGAAATCCGCGGCCAGCAGGGACAATTCGAAGTGACCTCTCGCGAGGGGACGGTTTCCTGTCTGATCACGCGCGCCAGTGCGACAGAGATGAATGTCATCGAAAACGGTGTTTCCAGCCGGTGTGGCGTATTTGACACGGGTACGGAAATCTGGCTGTGGAGCCCCGCGTTCGATGCCTGCCACAGGCTGTCGTTGGCCGGAGATCTGCGTTTGGCGACCCGATCAACAACGGATACGGACCCGGATCGCATTGTTGCGCCCATGCCTGGGCTGGTGGCCGACCTGCCTGTTGCTGTCGGAGAGGTCGTGCAAATGGGGGAAACTGTGGTGGCGTTGGAATCAATGAAACTGCTGATGGAGCTAAAGGCCATGGCCGATGGTGTCGTGTCAGCCATCGCCTGTGAACCGGGCGCAACCGTCGATGCCGGACAGATTCTGATTCGCATCGACATCACCAAAGGAGCGTAA
- a CDS encoding methylcrotonoyl-CoA carboxylase has protein sequence MPTIPDLISDLRDRHRAASQGGGERFRIRHAERGKMFVRDRIEFLLDPATAFLELSPLAAYGMYGGEVPGAGIVTGIGVVRGRPCMIIANDATVKGGSFFAETVRKHARAQEIAQAHRLPCLYLVDCGGAFLPEQDRVFPDKDHFGGAFWRQCQMSASGIPQISVVFGGCTAGGAYIPALSDQVIMVRETGRIHLGGPPIVKAAINEVVDGNTLGGAEMHTNVSGVSDHLAEDEEGALRKLRELVGYLEPAMPSDPPQASAPPAADAGTPAEFAQIDLKRPTDTRAMIRSLVDGSDFSEFKPDYGATLVCGFAHIHGYPVGILANDGVLFSESALKGAHFIELCDQRHIPLLFLQNITGFMVGTDAERGGIAKHSAKLVYAVSNARVPKYTVITGGSYGAGNYGMCGRGFRPRFLFSWPNARIATMSPDVAATVVTDLRRASLKSPASKDEIAELDRRTRAQFTEQSDPYYATARLWDDGIIEPDQTRDVMGLCLGLSAAEPRETGPRPVYRM, from the coding sequence ATGCCCACCATTCCAGATCTGATTTCAGACCTGCGCGACCGTCACAGGGCCGCGTCCCAGGGTGGCGGAGAGCGTTTTCGCATCCGCCATGCAGAACGCGGCAAGATGTTTGTGCGCGACCGGATCGAATTTCTGTTGGATCCGGCCACAGCGTTTCTCGAGTTGTCACCGCTGGCCGCGTACGGGATGTACGGCGGCGAGGTTCCGGGTGCCGGAATAGTCACCGGCATCGGCGTGGTGCGCGGGCGGCCCTGTATGATCATTGCCAATGACGCCACGGTCAAAGGCGGATCGTTCTTTGCGGAAACCGTGCGCAAACATGCGCGCGCCCAGGAAATCGCTCAGGCCCATCGGTTGCCATGTCTGTATCTGGTGGATTGCGGTGGTGCGTTTCTGCCCGAACAGGACCGGGTTTTCCCGGACAAGGATCATTTTGGCGGTGCATTCTGGCGGCAATGCCAGATGTCGGCGTCAGGTATCCCACAGATTTCCGTCGTATTTGGCGGATGCACGGCGGGTGGGGCCTATATTCCGGCGCTGAGTGATCAGGTGATCATGGTGCGGGAGACCGGTCGTATCCATCTGGGAGGCCCCCCCATCGTCAAGGCAGCCATCAACGAGGTTGTCGACGGCAACACTTTGGGCGGGGCCGAGATGCACACCAATGTGTCGGGGGTCAGTGACCACCTGGCAGAGGACGAAGAGGGCGCATTGCGCAAGTTGCGCGAATTGGTCGGATATCTCGAGCCAGCGATGCCCAGTGATCCGCCACAAGCGTCAGCCCCCCCCGCAGCGGATGCCGGAACACCGGCAGAGTTCGCCCAGATCGACCTGAAACGCCCCACCGATACGCGGGCCATGATCCGCAGCCTGGTGGATGGCAGCGATTTTTCCGAATTCAAGCCCGATTATGGCGCGACTCTGGTCTGTGGTTTTGCCCATATCCACGGCTATCCGGTGGGGATCCTGGCCAATGACGGGGTGTTGTTTTCCGAAAGTGCGCTCAAGGGTGCGCATTTCATCGAACTGTGTGATCAGCGCCATATACCCTTGCTGTTCTTGCAGAATATCACCGGTTTTATGGTCGGAACTGACGCCGAGCGCGGTGGCATCGCCAAACATTCGGCCAAGCTGGTTTATGCGGTTTCCAATGCGCGAGTGCCAAAATACACCGTGATCACAGGCGGCTCCTATGGCGCTGGGAACTACGGAATGTGTGGGCGCGGGTTTCGGCCCCGGTTCCTGTTCTCCTGGCCCAATGCGCGCATTGCCACGATGAGCCCGGATGTCGCAGCCACGGTGGTCACCGACCTGCGCCGGGCCAGCCTGAAATCACCCGCGTCCAAGGACGAGATCGCAGAGCTGGACAGGCGCACGCGGGCCCAGTTCACCGAACAAAGCGACCCCTATTACGCCACGGCGCGGCTGTGGGATGACGGGATTATCGAACCGGACCAGACCCGAGATGTGATGGGGTTATGCCTGGGGCTGTCCGCAGCAGAGCCCCGCGAAACCGGGCCGCGCCCAGTTTACCGGATGTGA